The following are encoded in a window of Primulina eburnea isolate SZY01 chromosome 4, ASM2296580v1, whole genome shotgun sequence genomic DNA:
- the LOC140830791 gene encoding protein high chlorophyll fluorescent 107: MTLFSSPSSTSKFTLLSPSQIPNSSKFSFPVPLRTLQSSSAYPFSNHVHAQESSSSSASSPILQEKPQKSAIRTDSERKDKDDFDIEIMNAKKSLEELLVFRRPVVEFSDDEEEEEEEEEEEEEEEEEEEGKFTGDGESSAIAIKLQKLRTSSAIDAGLSRFAKKMPIFEPERVVSSSERPLLVNLDLALYRAKILVRNYRYEEAEEILKKCISYWSEDGRPYVALGKALSNQSRMNEARVVYEKGCQATQGENSYIWQCWAVLENKMGNIRRARDLFDAATVADKRHIAAWHGWAVLEMQQGNIKKARNLLGKGLKFCGGNEYIYQTLALLEVRAKRYEQAQYLFRQATKCNPKSCASWLAWAQLEAQQENNPTARKLFEKAVQASPKNRFAWHVWGVFEANLGNVDLARKLLKVGHAVNPRDPVLLQSLALLEYRYSTANLARVLFRRASELDPRHQPVWIAWGWMEWKEGNLGTARELYQKALSIDCNTESAARCLQAWGVLEQRVGNLSAARRLFRSSLNINSQSYVTWMTWASLEEDQGNSVRAEEIRNLYFQQRTEVVDDASWIMGFLDIIDPAIDSIKRLLNLNKVDGYSVNVQDDKYIRGFSTDMESGSGFNLDRFIRDKLFLDPSKLDVDLEPSRIALAKGSKSWTNIRGSERKETAASPD; the protein is encoded by the exons ATGACACTGTTCTCTTCTCCCTCCTCGACCTCTAAATTTACTCTCCTTTCACCTTCTCAGATTCCAAATTCCTCGAAATTTAGTTTCCCAGTACCCTTGAGAACTCTTCAATCTTCCTCTGCATACCCCTTTTCAAATCATGTACACGCGCAggaatcatcatcatcatcagcatCATCGCCGATTCTTCAAGAAAAGCCACAAAAATCTGCGATACGAACTGACAGTGAAAGGAAAGATAAAGATGATTTCGATATAGAGATCATGAATGCCAAGAAGTCCCTTGAGGAGTTGCTTGTTTTTCGCAGGCCGGTTGTGGAGTTTTccgatgatgaagaagaagaagaagaagaagaagaagaagaagaagaagaagaagaagaagaagaagggaAGTTTACTGGAGATGGAGAAAGTTCTGCAATTGCTATTAAGCTGCAGAAACTTAGAACGTCTTCGGCTATTGATGCAGGGCTCTCGCGATTCGCGAAGAAGATGCCGATCTTTGAGCCTGAGAGGGTTGTGTCAAGTTCTGAGAGACCCCTTTTGGTGAATTTGGATTTGGCTTTGTACAGAGCTAAGATTTTGGTGCGGAATTATCGGTATGAAGAAGCAGAGGAGATTCTCAAGAAG TGTATAAGTTACTGGTCGGAAGATGGGAGGCCTTATGTTGCCTTAGGGAAGGCTTTGAGTAATCAATCAAGAATGAATGAAGCAAGAGTTGTGTATGAAAAGGGATGTCAGGCTACACAAGGGGAAAATTCTTACATTTGGCAG TGTTGGGCTGTTCTGGAAAATAAGATGGGTAATATAAGGAGGGCTAGAGACTTATTTGATGCTGCCACAGTTGCTGATAAGAGGCACATTGCAGCCTGGCATGGATGGGCTGTTTTGGAGATGCAACAAGGAAATATTAAAAAAGCGAGAAATCTTCTGGGAAAGGGTCTCAAGTTTTGTGGTGGGAATGAGTATATTTACCAGACACTTGCCCTGCTTGAAGTTAGAGCAAAGCGATATGAACAGGCTCAGTATTTATTCAGGCAAGCAACCAAATGCAATCCGAAGAGCTGTGCTAGTTGGCTA GCGTGGGCTCAGCTTGAGGCACAACAGGAGAACAACCCTACTGCCAGAAAACTTTTTGAG AAAGCTGTGCAGGCTAGTCCAAAGAATAGGTTTGCATGGCATGTGTGGGGAGTCTTCGAAGCTAATCTAGGAAATGTTGATCTAGCAAGGAAACTTCTGAAAGTAGGGCATGCGGTGAATCCTAGAGATCCAGTTCTTTTGCAATCACTTGCATTGTTGGAATACAGATACTCCACAGCAAATTTAGCACGAGTGCTGTTCAGAAGGGCGTCTGAGTTGGATCCAAGGCATCAACCAGTATGGATT GCTTGGGGTTGGATGGAATGGAAAGAAGGAAATTTAGGCACAGCTCGGGAGTTATACCAAAAGGCTCTATCGATTGATTGCAATACTGAAAGTGCTGCACGTTGCCTGCAG GCCTGGGGTGTTTTGGAGCAAAGGGTTGGCAATCTATCAGCAGCTCGAAGACTATTTAGATCTTCGCTGAACATAAATTCTCAAAGCTATGTAACATGGATGACTTGGGCATCTTTGGAAGAAGATCAAGGAAATTCTGTACGAGCTGAAGAAATCCGCAACCTCTACTTCCAACAG CGCACGGAAGTTGTGGATGATGCATCATGGATCATGGGATTCTTGGACATCATCGATCCAGCTATCGATAGTATAAAGAGACTGTTGAATTTAAACAAAGTTGATGGATATTCAGTAAACGTTCAAGATGACAAATACATCAGAGGTTTTTCAACTGATATGGAGAGTGGAAGTGGTTTCAATTTGGATAGGTTCATTAGAGACAAACTATTCTTGGACCCTTCAAAACTCGACGTTGATTTGGAGCCATCTCGAATCGCTCTTGCGAAAGGTAGTAAATCTTGGACAAATATTAGGGGATCCGAGAGAAAAGAAACCGCAGCATCACCAGATTAA